The nucleotide window tcttcaacattaaaattacttttgtagctgtaaatttttttaaatgtatgctgatatgacagctgtccATGTACAATCTAACAAAACTGTTTCAAATGAACTGAAAGACAACTAATCACTACTAGAGCCATCTTATGGGGTAAAAATGAAAGGAACCTTTTGGCCGATCCAATATTTAAGCAGAGATGGAGCATGAGCTGTCAGACTAAAGGAACATTCCTGCCTTGGATGAAATGTTGATCCTTATCTAAGTCTGGACTGGATTAATTTATCAAATCCACTAGTAAATTATCTCAAAAGCATCTCTGTGTTATTAGGTGATGTTGGGGAGAAGGGTGGGTCAAACCTTTGCCTTTGATAGAAAATTGGAGTCTTTGCTGTCTTCTCTAAGTCAGCAGTTTGAGTCCTAGAGGCTACCAGAATACAAGGAAACTTGAGTCCTCATCAGACTGGTGACTCCAAGTTTTAGGACACcagttcatttttcatttcaccaGGAAAGAACTGAACACAGAAGTCTGGTAACCCTCTACCTTCTTCATCCTCATTCCCTTACCCCTATTCAGTTTTCTGCCTATCCCACTCTATCTCTGCCAGCACCTCACTGTCACTTACACATCCTTTCTCAGGAACAGTCCTAAGACTCGTTCACGAATCTGCTTGGTCTTGACCCCATAGATGATGGGATTGACCATGGGTGGGAAGAGCAGATAGAAATTGGCAAGAAGGATGTGCACATGTGGAGCAGCCTGGCGAGCTACCCGGTGCATAACTGAGGAGATGACAACAGGTGTGTAAAAGGCTAAAATAGCACCTATGTGAGACACACAGGTCCCAAAGGCCTTATAGCGGGCCTCCTGAGAGGCAAGCTGTAGAACCGCCTGGAGGATGAAGATGTAAGACAGAATAACAAAGAGCAGGTCCAACACTACTATGAACATGGCCACAGCAAGGCCATAGATGTTGTTGAAGCGAGTGTCCCCACAGGCCAGCCTTACCACGGCCATGTGCTCACAGTAGCAGTGGGCAATCACTGGACCTCGGCAGTAGTGGAAGCGTCTGAGCAGAAAGGGCAGTGGAGTCATTAGTGTCACAGCCCGAGTCACAGCAGCCAAGCCGATCTTGGTGATAAGTGGCCCGGTGAGGATGGTGCTGTAGTGCagtggcttgcagatggccacatagcggtcaaagGCCATGGCCAGCAGCACTGCAGACTCCATGATGGAGAAGGAGTGGAGAAAGAACATCTGGACCAGACAGGCATAGAAGTTGATCTCTCGATCCCTGAACCAGAAGATGCCCAGCATTTTGGGAAGTGCTGTAGAAGAAAGGACCAGATCAATGGCTGCCAACATGGCCAAAAAGAGGTACATGGGCTCGTGGAGGGCTGCATCAGCCTGAATGATGAAGAAGAGGGTGCAGTTGCCAAGCAGGGCCAGTGTATAGGCTGAGCAGAATGGAATGGATATCCAGACATGTAGGTGCTCCAGGCCTGGGATCCCCATCAACAGGAAGACTGCTGGATGAGTTAAGGTGATATTGGAAGCTGACATGACCAACAGAAATTCTCTTTCTCTAGTCTCCCCTTACTCAGGGGCCGTCCAGGGAGTACACAGTATCAGCAGGATTATAGTGTTCAAGTTCAAACTCTTATCATTTACATGGAAGGCTTAACCCTTGACTCTACTTCTGGACcttaaaagaaattacaaagtAATCATAATATGAATTGTGGAACATTATGTATCATCTCTGCCCTCAAGATGCTTATAAAACTATTGAGTGGTCAGGACATCAAATTGCAATAGAGCTAAGAAGGCTTCCTTCATAAAAGAAGTGAGTGGATGAAGAGCTTTTGTGGTTTTTGTGTAGCCAAGGACAGCTTTATAAAGGACATAGATACCTGCTCAATTCAAATCTTATCCTAAAACATTCACTGTCTTCCTTTGCCTCCCATCTCAACCTGTACTCCTAATTATAAAGGGGAGTTTCTCTTCTGAAATGTAAAGCTTAAATACATAACAAATAATTAAGCCTGGCACTTTCTGAAAAGTTGCTTCCTCTAAGTATTGATATTATAATATCAATATACTGATCAATATACTGATATTGATATTATTGGTCATCACTTAGATATCTCAAGTAGGGCCATAAAGCCCCATCACCTCCAGTTAACTTGAGAATGTGAAAAGCCCCATTATTCTCCTTCCCTTCAAATTTAACTTTTATCTTGATATACTTCTACCTTCAACTACTTTTCCTTCTACAATTCATGACATTCAGAAGAGATGTTCCACTCAGTTTTTGAAAGATTGGCCTCTGAATTTCTTGGGTTTCacatctttgttcttctttctgggattttttatcttttttcccctacttttaCCATCATTTATTGTGAAAATGCAGAATCATTTGTTTCCCAAAAATTTGAATGGtgtcccttttcttttctctcagttcCTACATAAAGTTTCTTCTGAGGATTAACTGAGATAATCTTTTAAAACACTCAGTACAGTGGatgaaagtataaagaaaatgtggcatacatgcacaatgaaatactattaagccatataaaaggagaaaatcctGCATCTGTGACAACACAGAGGGACACTgagggcatcatgctaagtggAACAAGTAATACGAAGAAAAGCAAATagtgtgtgatatcacttacacatggaacctagaagaaagagaaaaaccaaactcataaaaacagattggtggttggGAGGTGGGGTTTGGGGTACGgctgaaggtggtcaaaaggcacaaagttccagatataaaataagtaagttctGGGGATATAAAATGCAACATGGGTACTTCAGTTAAATAtagtgtagggacttccctggtagtccagtggttatttcaccttccagtgcagggggtatgggtttgattcctggtcgaagagctaagatgccacatgccttgtggccaaaaaaccaaaccataaaacagaagcactattgtaacaaattcaataaagattaaaaaaatactcctatatttgaaagttgttaaaagaATATAtcttaaagttctcatcacaagaaaaataactATGTGAAGTGATAGATATTAGCtagtggtaatcattttgtaCTATATCCATGTACTAAATCATTGTattatacaccttaaactaattCAATGTTATGTCAACTGTATCccagtaaaactggaaaatttcttaaaaaaaaagcacaaatctAGAACATTAAAAAGTGCTCAGTAAATTATGTGTTTGAATTGAGAAATCTACAAATATTGACAGTCATATGGTTGGTAAGTGTCAAAGATCAAAGTTGAACTTGGAGAACTCTGGTTTCCTACCTTCAAATTCAGGGTCTTGTATCACTTCAATCTGCTTCCACCTTGTTGCTCCACAAGTAGCTCATGCTCAGGTTAAAGAAAACTAACTCATTGCCCTAGTATAGAAAAAAGCTTTACAGTCTAAAGAGCTGGGCCCATATAGTGCCACTGTACCAGCAGAAACTCAatcaatgatatttttaaagttttagctTCCTCACCTTTCAATAAAGGTAATAACTATACTTCCCACGACCATCTTTATTGAGCTTTATTGTGAAGAAAGATGGAATCATGAGAACAGACCTTGATAACTGTAAAGCATTGTACACATACCACCATTACTGTTGTCCTTCCCTAGCACAAATTTGCCCTATTTTCTAAAAGTTTATCTTGATTAATATCAGCACAATCCTGTATCCCTTGGCTTCAAAACTTCCTCCAGCTAATAGCTcttgtttctctttcccttcacAGCACAACTTGTTTACAAGTTTGACTGTATGAaatctctgcttcctcatctctcatttaattctcaatctttcccaatctaGCTTCCATCTTCACTACTCTCCAAACACTGATCTTGTTATCACTTCCTTTCCCCTCACTCTCACctccttttctgctttttattctcACACTTCTCTAGgtgttctcttttatttcttttggctttttttgttttgttttttaatctgtctctgtccacggaattctcagATGCATGGCTTTTACTTTTACTATTAGATATTTCCAGTTAGATGTTCCATAGtcatcataaataaaatatggccAAAACAAATATTTCTATCTCCCCACAAAATATTTCCTCCCCGGGATGTTTCCATCTCAGTAGGTATTACTGCTGTCTGTCCTATATCAAGCTCAGAACCCTAGAGACAATCATTaatcttttccctcttccttcatATCCAGTTCATCAGTAAATCTTATTAATCTGCAAAATGTATTTCACACCctatgcttttccttttctcttgccaacattctttttaaaatcaccatCATCTTTCACCCACACTGCAAAAACCTCACATCTGGCATCAGAGGTCTGTATATTGGACACTCTAATCCATTCTCCTTACTACAGATGAAGAGACTGCTGCTGTTacatctcttcagtcgtgtccgactctgtgcaaccccatagatggcagcccaccaggctcccccgtccctgggattctctaggcaagaactctggagtgggttgccatttccttctccaatgcatgaaagtgaaaagtgaaagtgaagtcgctcagtcatgttccactcttagagaccccatggactgcagcctaccaggctcctccatccatgggattttccaggcaagagtactggagtgagttgccattgccttctccgagatgaaGAGACTATTAAGGCTAATTTATATTATGCTGGGCCTTGCCTAAGACCTTCTTGGAATTACCATTGCACTAAAGATGAAATCCACACTACGACCCTGGTTTACAGGTACCTGCAGCGTCTGGTCCCTGCTCATTTTTCAGCCTCATCCCCTTTCACCTGTGCTTCAGTCATATAGCTTCTGCTACACCCTGCTCAATAATGATGCCCTGTGAATCATCTGAATTCTCTCATGCTGTTCTTCTCCTCTCTATGTCCTTTGTATTCCCAAAGTCACATCATCT belongs to Bos indicus x Bos taurus breed Angus x Brahman F1 hybrid chromosome 15, Bos_hybrid_MaternalHap_v2.0, whole genome shotgun sequence and includes:
- the LOC113904740 gene encoding olfactory receptor 52K2, translated to MSASNITLTHPAVFLLMGIPGLEHLHVWISIPFCSAYTLALLGNCTLFFIIQADAALHEPMYLFLAMLAAIDLVLSSTALPKMLGIFWFRDREINFYACLVQMFFLHSFSIMESAVLLAMAFDRYVAICKPLHYSTILTGPLITKIGLAAVTRAVTLMTPLPFLLRRFHYCRGPVIAHCYCEHMAVVRLACGDTRFNNIYGLAVAMFIVVLDLLFVILSYIFILQAVLQLASQEARYKAFGTCVSHIGAILAFYTPVVISSVMHRVARQAAPHVHILLANFYLLFPPMVNPIIYGVKTKQIRERVLGLFLRKDV